Genomic DNA from Mesotoga infera:
GAATGTTGCTTCACGGCTCTTATCTTGTACGCTCATTATGGTTATTGCTGCTCCAAGCTTATCCAGCAAGTCAGAAGAGACATTTTCTGCATTTAACCTCTCAAAGAAAGACTCGTCTTCAGATACTTCCAAGCCGTAATCGTTAGCACCGCCAGATCTCCAGAAATTCGTGATTTCGTATCTTATTTCCGTGTAATCCTTCATTCTCGCGTTTGACTTGCTAAGAGTCGAGTG
This window encodes:
- a CDS encoding prepilin-type N-terminal cleavage/methylation domain-containing protein, which encodes MNKGLSMVEMIITMAVVAVIIVTVFQIFLAIHSTLSKSNARMKDYTEIRYEITNFWRSGGANDYGLEVSEDESFFERLNAENVSSDLLDKLGAAITIMSVQDKSREATFTAVMQK